One window from the genome of Streptomyces sp. NBC_00287 encodes:
- a CDS encoding VOC family protein, with translation MRRIALVTLVVDDYDEAIRFYTEALGFRLVEDTPRPDGSRWVVVEPGDQGTGLVLARAKGDAQTARVGDQTGGRVGFFLHTDDFARDHARMLAAGVTFLEEPRHEPYGSVAVFQDLYGNRWDLLQPAV, from the coding sequence ATGAGACGCATCGCCCTGGTCACCCTCGTCGTCGACGACTACGACGAGGCGATCCGCTTCTACACCGAGGCCCTCGGGTTCCGGCTCGTCGAGGACACCCCGCGCCCGGACGGCTCCCGCTGGGTCGTCGTGGAGCCCGGCGATCAGGGCACCGGACTGGTGCTCGCCCGCGCCAAGGGTGACGCCCAGACCGCCCGGGTCGGTGACCAGACCGGCGGGCGCGTCGGCTTCTTCCTGCACACCGACGACTTCGCCCGCGACCACGCCCGGATGCTCGCCGCGGGCGTGACCTTCCTGGAGGAACCGCGCCACGAGCCCTACGGCTCGGTCGCCGTCTTCCAGGACCTGTACGGCAACCGCTGGGACCTGCTCCAGCCCGCCGTCTGA
- a CDS encoding adenosine deaminase — protein sequence MTATRVDADVIRRLPKAVLHDHLDGGLRPATVIELAAEVGHTLPTTDPDELAAWYFEAANSGDLVRYIATFEHTLAVMQTREGLLRTAEEYVLDLAADGVVYAEVRYAPELNTNGGLALAEVVETVQEGLAAGMAKAAAAGTPVRVGTLLCGMRMFDRVREAADLAVAFRDAGVVGFDIAGAEAGFPAADHLAAFEHLRRESVPFTIHAGEADGLSSIHQALQICGAQRLGHGVRITDDIPDLAAGKLGRLAGWVRDRRIALEMCPTSNLQTGAATSIAEHPITALKDLGFRVTLNTDNRLVSGTTMTREMSLLVEQAGWTVEDLRTVTVNAVKSAFIPFDERKALIEDVVLPGYAL from the coding sequence ATGACCGCTACGCGCGTAGATGCCGATGTGATCCGTCGCCTCCCCAAGGCCGTCCTCCACGACCACCTCGACGGCGGCCTGCGCCCCGCCACCGTGATCGAGCTCGCGGCCGAGGTCGGCCACACCCTGCCCACCACCGACCCCGACGAGCTCGCCGCCTGGTACTTCGAGGCCGCGAACTCCGGCGACCTGGTCCGCTACATCGCCACCTTCGAGCACACCCTCGCCGTGATGCAGACCCGCGAGGGCCTGCTGCGCACCGCCGAGGAGTACGTCCTCGACCTCGCCGCCGACGGGGTCGTATACGCCGAGGTCCGCTACGCCCCCGAGCTGAACACCAACGGCGGTCTCGCGCTCGCCGAGGTCGTGGAGACCGTCCAGGAGGGCCTGGCGGCCGGCATGGCGAAGGCCGCCGCGGCCGGTACCCCGGTCCGCGTCGGCACCCTGCTGTGCGGCATGCGCATGTTCGACCGGGTGCGCGAGGCCGCCGACCTGGCCGTCGCCTTCCGTGACGCCGGCGTCGTCGGCTTCGACATCGCCGGTGCCGAGGCCGGTTTCCCCGCCGCCGACCACCTGGCCGCCTTCGAGCACCTGCGCCGCGAGAGCGTGCCGTTCACCATCCACGCCGGTGAGGCCGACGGCCTGTCCAGCATCCACCAGGCGCTCCAGATCTGCGGCGCCCAGCGCCTCGGTCACGGTGTGCGCATCACCGACGACATCCCCGACCTCGCGGCCGGCAAGCTCGGCCGCCTCGCCGGCTGGGTCCGCGACCGCCGGATCGCGCTGGAGATGTGCCCGACCTCCAACCTCCAGACCGGCGCCGCCACCTCCATAGCCGAGCACCCCATCACCGCCCTGAAGGACCTCGGCTTCCGCGTCACCCTCAACACCGACAACCGTCTGGTGTCGGGCACGACGATGACGCGCGAGATGTCCCTGCTGGTCGAGCAGGCCGGCTGGACGGTGGAGGACCTGCGCACGGTCACGGTGAACGCCGTCAAGAGCGCGTTCATCCCGTTCGACGAGCGCAAGGCCCTCATCGAGGACGTCGTCCTGCCGGGCTACGCGCTCTGA
- a CDS encoding mycothiol transferase translates to MHAKDILIDGFSRIQEEVHATVEGLDPDDLHARPGPDANSIAWLVWHLTRVQDDHIADAFGLEQAWLTQDFQKTFGLDLPRHDTGYGHTAAKVAKVKVASGDLLTGYYDAVHAQSLGALRELAAKDLERIVDERWDPPVSLGVRLVSVLSDDLQHIGQAAYVRGLLQSA, encoded by the coding sequence ATGCATGCCAAGGACATCCTCATCGACGGTTTCAGCCGCATCCAGGAAGAGGTCCACGCCACCGTCGAGGGCCTCGACCCCGACGACCTGCACGCCCGCCCGGGCCCCGACGCCAACTCCATCGCCTGGCTCGTCTGGCATCTCACCCGTGTCCAGGACGATCACATCGCCGACGCCTTCGGGCTCGAGCAAGCGTGGCTCACCCAGGACTTCCAGAAGACCTTCGGACTCGACCTGCCCCGCCATGACACCGGGTACGGGCACACCGCCGCGAAGGTCGCGAAGGTGAAGGTCGCATCGGGTGACCTGCTGACCGGGTACTACGACGCCGTGCACGCCCAGAGCCTCGGGGCGCTGCGCGAGCTGGCCGCCAAGGATCTGGAGCGCATCGTGGACGAGCGCTGGGATCCGCCGGTCAGCCTGGGCGTACGGCTGGTCAGCGTCCTGTCCGACGATCTGCAGCACATCGGACAGGCCGCCTATGTCCGCGGGCTGCTTCAGAGCGCGTAG